Genomic window (Dictyoglomus thermophilum H-6-12):
AGTCACAGAAACTAAATCTACAGGAAGACCTTTCTCGAAAAGTTCTACAATAACTCTAAAGATTATTCCATGATGCTCATAATAAAAGCTATCAGGATTTAATATTTCGATAACCTTAGCTATAGCATCTCTTGAAAGAAGCATCGCCCCAAGTACAGCCTGCTCCGCTTCTTCATTATGAGGGGGTACTCTTCCAAGAATATCCTCCTTATTTTTCATAATTATTCAGCCTCAACTAAAATTTTCGCTTTAGCTACAACTTGTGGGTGTAATTTCACCTCAACACTATATTCTCCTAAAGACTTTATAGGTTCTTCAAGATTTATCTGCCTTTTATCTATTTCTATCTTTAGCTTTTTAGAAATTATTTCTGCAATATCTTTACTGGTTATAGATCCAAAAAGTTTCCCTCTTTCTCCTACCTTGGCCTTAATTACAAAAGTTTCTTTCTCAATATTATCTTTCTCTTTTCTAAATCTCTCTAATAATTTTTCTTCCTTCTTTCTTTGAGAAGCTTCCTGCAATCTTAAATGTTCAAGCATTCCTTCATTAACTTCCTGAGCTAATCCCTTTGGGAATAGATAATTTCTTGCATACCCATCGCTTACATCTATTATCTGCCCTTTTTTACCTAGATTGTTTACATCCTTTAGAAGTAGAACTTTTATTTTCTTCATAAAACTACCCCTCTTTTGGTATTATTTTTTCTCTTAAAGGAAAAAATATATCAATAAAACCTGTTATAAATATTATACTCCCAAAAATAGGATTCAAGACAAAAATTATGAAAAGAAGTATTCTTAAAACTATATTTTTTATAAAATATCTCAACAAAATCCAAGCCAAAATATAGCCATTTATAAGTATAAAAAATTGCAAGCATAGAGACAAATTTGAAAGAATTACATCTCTAAGAGGAATATTAATGAAAGCAAACAAGATATATAAAATAAAAATAATGAAAACTAACTTTTTGGGTACTCTTAAATTTTCAAGCTTTGGTAAAGATGGAGCTTCTATTCTGAATCTCTTTAATACTTTCTCTATAATTACATAATTGAGAAAAACCTGAAACAAAGCAGACATTATTAAGAAAGAAGGCACAAAAAGATGTAAATTCTCCATAAATTTATTTTGCATCTCGATATATTCATTTTGGGTATTACCCAAATAATTTTTAAATATCTCCAAAGACTTTTTCCAGCCCTCTCTCATAGCATCAATTCCTATAATCTTTTCAAAGGGCATTTTAAAAAGAACCATAGAGAGATATATACCTAAAAGTTGAAGAGCAAGAAGTAAAATAAAACTCCCTGCAAGAAGCAATTTCAAATTAAATCTCTTAGATAATCCATATCCCAAATATAATCCAAGCAACCCCGAGGGTAGAATAAGAAAAACAGCACTAAAAGGGCTTAATACCAGAGAAAGAATAATAATAGATATAATTAAAGATAAAAAAGATATTCTTAAACCATTTCTATAAGTCAAAATCAAAGATGGCAGAGGAATAAAATAGGTTATAGGAAAAAACCAATAAGATAGCCACGCAAGAACAACATTTATAGCAGTGATCAGACTTCCCTCAACTAATCCTTGAAGTTTTTTATTCATAAACCTCACTCCAAATAATTATTAATACAAAAAACAAGGAGGGCATATATGCCCTCCCTTAAAAATTCTTAAAAAATTCTTCTAAATTACTTAACCACATAAGGTAGAAGGGCCATATATCTTGCCCTTTTAATTGCTGTACTTAATTGTCTTTGATGCCTTGCACAATTTCCGCTAATTCTACGAGGGATTATTTTTCCTTTTTCTGTCATAAATCTCTTTAATCTTTCTACATTTTTATAGTCAATATAGTCTATTTTCTCACTGCAGAAAACACAAAATTTCTTTTTGGATGAATAAGTAAACTTAGGAGCTTTTGTTGAAGTCTTTTCGTTACTCATTATCTTCCTCCTCGCTTTCCTCTAATATTTCGTTTAATATCTCCTCCTCATTCTCTATATCTACATCAGGAATCTCCTCAATAGGCTCTTCTATTGAGATGCTCTCAGTATTTTCACTTTTTCTTCCCAAGAAATGGACATTTATTGCCTCTACTTCGACAACTCTTCTTCTTTGACCATCAGGAGTTTGATAAGTTCTTGTTCTAAGTCTTCCCTCGACAGCTACAAGCCTACCCTTTTTAAGATAATCACCACATATTTCTGCCAATCTTCTCCATGCTACAATATCAATAAAATCTGCAGTAGACTCACCCTTGCTGTTCTTTGGCCTGTTAACAGCAATTCTAAATGTGGTCACAGGTACACCTGACGGAGTGTACCTCATCTCAGGATCTCTAACTAAATGTCCAATAAGTAAAACTTTGTTCAGCATTTTTCATTCTTCTTTCTCTAAAAGAGTAATCATATATCGCAGAAGTTTTTCTCTCAGTTTCAACCTTCTTTCAAATTCTGGAAGCTGGTTCTGAGGAAATAAAAAGTTCATAACCACATAATAACCTTCTGTAAATTTTTTCACAGGATAAGCAAGAGTTCTCTTACCCCACACATCTACATTTTGCACTTCTCCACCTAAACTTTGAATATCTTGGTGAATGCTTTCATACAGAGTTTTAAACTCTTCCTCCGATAATTCAGGACTCATTAAACACATAATCTCGTACTTACGCATCTCCTACCTCCTTTGGACTTTTTCGGCCCCATACCTTTATGTATGGAGCAGGATTAGCTCAAAAATTATACTATTATTTTAACAAAATGCCAAGAGATTTCAATTGAAAAATTTTCATTATAAATGTATAATTTTACCTTAAAAAAAGGAGGGAAAGGCAAAATGGGGTTAGTTTATATTAATGGAGAATTTGTTCCAACAGAAAATGCAAAAATTTCTGTTTTTGATCGTGGGTTGCTTTATGGAGATGGAGTGTTCGAAGGTATAAGGTCTTATAATGGCAGTGTATTTAAACTAAAAGAACATCTAGAAAGACTTTATGCTTCTGCAAAAGCAATATGGCTTAACATACCTTTATCCTTTAAAGAGATGGAAGAGGCGGTAATAGAAACGGTAAGAGTAAATAACTTAAAAGATTCCTATATCAGGCTCATTGTCACAAGAGGACAATACGGACTTGGAATTGATCCTTGGGAGTGTAAAGAGGGTACTGTGATAATTATTGCAGATAAGATAAAAGTCTTCCCTGAAGAATTCTATCAAACAGGTCTAAATGCTGTTACTGTTGCTACAAGGAGAGCTCCTACTGATGTCTTAGATCCAAGGATAAAATCATTAAATTATATGAGTAACATTCTTGCTCGGATAGAGGCAAGAATTGCTGGAGCTGCAGAGGGAATAATGTTAAACCATCAGGGATACGTAACAGAAGCAACTGTTGATAATATCTTTTTTGTAAAAAAAGGTATATTGTTTACTCCCTCAGTAACTTTAGGAGCTCTTCCAGGTATAACAAGAGCTACAGTAATGGAACTTGCCCAAAAAGAACTTGGACTCGAAGTAGTAGAAGGGTTCTTTACAAGATATGATCTATATAATGCTGATGAGGTTTTCTTAACTGGTACCGCTGTAGAAATAATTTCTGTTATAAAAATTGATGAGAGAATTATTGGAAATGGGAAACCTGGAGAGATTACTCAAAAAATAAGAAGGGTTTTCCATGATTATGCAAACTCGGGTGTAGCAGGGAGCCCTGTATATGGAAAGTAAAGTTTATCCTATAACCTTTTGCAAAGACGATCAAGACTACAAAATAGGGGGAGTAAGTATTCCATATTTAGGAGAAAAGCACAATACTCCCCTTTATATCTTAGATAAATCAACTCTCTCATTCCAAGCTAATACGTATATGGACTCCTGGAAGAAATATTATAAAAACAATTATAAAGTACTTTTTGCAATAAAAGCCTTACCAATTTTAGAAGTAATTAGAATATTCAAAAATCATGGTTTAGGAGCCCTAGTCTCTACAGGAGGAGAGCTATATATAGCTCTCTCTGCGGGAGTATCACCTGAGAATATATATTTCCACGGGAATGCAAAAACTCTAAGAGAAATCGAATATGCCATAGATCAAAACATAGGCGCATTGATTATAGATAACTTTGATGAGTACGAAAAGATAAAATATTTGTTATCTAAAAAGGATGCAAAAATAAATGTCCTAGTAAGAATTATTCCCAACATAGAGGTCAATACTCATAGATCCATACGTACAGGGCAAACCGACACTAAATTTGGGCTACCTATAGATCAAGCCCTCATACTTATACAAAAGATTAAAAAGGAGAAGAACATAATTTTTAAAGGAATTCACTCTCACATAGGCTCTCAAATATTTGATATCTCTGCTTATGTAAAGCTTTCTGAGGTATTGAGTGAGGTTTATAACGAACTAAAAAGTCAAAATATAGCTGTGGAAGAAATGAGTATAGGAGGTGGCTTAGGAGTAGCCTATACTGAAGAAGACAATCCGCCAAATATAGAAGACCTTGCTCGAGAAGTATCCAATAAATTTAAAGAAACTATTGGACACAATTTTACCCTGATTTGCGAACCAGGAAGGTCTCTTGTAGGTAGAGCAGGAATAACTCTTTATAGAATTGAAAGTAGAAAAGAATTACCTAACATAAGAAAATATGTCTCAGTAGATGGGGGAATGTCAGATAACATAAGACCATCACTATACGGAGCAAAATATTCCGCCTTAGTCATCACTAAAAACGAAAAAGAAACAATATTTTCTATAGCTGGAAAACATTGTGAATCAGGAGATATATTAATAAAAGACTTTAAGGGACCATGGCCTAATCCTGGAGACTATTTGATAACTTTTACCACTGGGGCTTATAATTTTTCTATGTATACATGGTATAATGCTACCCTAAGACCTGCTGTTGTTTTGGTAGAAAATGGAAAAGAAAAACTTATAGTAAAAAGAGAGAATTATGAAGATCTTTTGAGGGGACAACTATGAAGATTGGAATCTTAGGAGGAGGACAAGTAGGCCAAGCCCTTTGGAATACTATTTATGCGGAGAAAGAAAACATATTAAATATTCTTGGTGAACCTTTAGAGATTAAAAAAGTACTTGTTAGGGACTTGAATAAAAAAAGAGATATACCAAGAGACTTTCTAACTAATAATCCTGATGAGATAATTTATGATAAAGAAATATCTCTTGTAGTTGAAGTAATGGGAGGAGAAGAACCTGCTCATACTTATATAAAAAAAGCTTTAGAAGAACAAAAATTTATAGTTACTGCTAATAAGGAGGTTATTGCCCTCCATGGAGATGAACTTTATAAGATAGCAAGGAAAAAAGGCGTTGATATAGCCTTTGAAGCAAGTGTAGGAGGAGGTATACCTTTGATAAAAACCATTAAAGAAGCTATGGCCGTAGATAAAGTCAAGGAAATATGGGCGATTGTAAATGGAACTACCAACTATATATTAACAAAGATGGAAGAAGAGCACAGAGACTTTGAGGAAGTATTAAAAGAGGCTCAAAAATTAGGATATGCCGAACCTGATCCTTCAAAAGACATACTAGGACTTGATACAAGGTTCAAATTAGCAATACTTTCTTCTTTTGCTCATCACACTACTATAAAGCCAAATGATATTTACACAGAAGGAATTGAAAAAATCTCTTTAAGAGATATTCAATATGCAAAAGAGCTGGGATATAAAATAAAACTTCTTGCAATAAGTAAGTTTTATAATGGGGAAATAGAGGTCAGAGTTCATCCTACTATGATATCCTTATCCTCTCCCCTTTCTTCTGTAAATGGAGTATACAATGCCATATTACTAAAAGCAGAAAAAAGAGGAGATGTACTTCTTTATGGAGAAGGTGCAGGACCTTATCCTACTGCAATGGCACTTCTCTCTGATATATTAGAAGCAAGCCATACCATATTATATTCTGTTCCTAGATATTATTCCTTTGCTTATCTATATCCATCAAAGATTAAAAAAAGCGATGAAATATATACAAGATATTATATGCGACTATGGGTAAAAGATCAGCCGGGGGTACTTGCCCAAATAGCAAAAATATTAGGAGAAAATAATATAAGTATTTCATCGGTAGTCCAGAAAGAAACATCGGAAAAAGAAGGAAAGGCAGAATTAGTAATTCTAACCCATAAAACGTACGAAAAGAATATGATAAAAGCAATAAAAGAGATAAAATTATTACCTATTCTTGAAGAATGGGGAAGTCTTATAAGAATTGAGGGGTAAAAATGAGTGGCGTATTAATAAGATATAAAGAGCTTCTTCCTATAACCGAAAATACACCTATGATAACCCTACACGAAGGAGATACACCATTAATATACGCTAACAATCTATCAAAGAAATATGGAATAGATGTATGGCTTAAATATGAGGGTATGAATCCTACAGGGTCTTTTAAAGACAGGGGTATGGTTGTAGCAATCGCTAAAGCCTTAGAAGAAAAAAGTGAGATGGTCATATGCGCCTCGACAGGAAATACTGCTGCCTCTGCAGCCGCTTATGCTGCTCTTACAAACCTAAAAGCCTTTGTAGTACTACCAGAAAAAGCAATTGCCTTAGGCAAGCTTGCCCAGGCCATAATGTACGGAGCAAAGATAATCAGCGTCAAAGGTAACTTCGACGATGCTCTTAAATTGGTAAGAGAGATTTCTCAAAAGTTTCCTATTACCTTGGTAAACTCTATAAATCCCTATAGGTTGGAAGGGCAAAAAACAGCAGCTTTTGAAATCTGCGATGTTCTAAAAAGAAATCCTGAAAACTTAGCTATTCCTGTAGGAAATGCTGGAAACATTTCAGCTTATTGGATGGGGTTTAAGGAATATTATAAAATAGGAAAAATAAAGGAATTACCTAAAATGCTTGGATTTCAAGCAGAAGGCGCTGCACCTCTAGTGAAAGGTCATCCTATCCCCAATCCTCAAACTATAGCCACTGCGATAAAAATAGGAAATCCTGCAAGTTGGGACAAGGCTATAAATGCAGTTAGAGAATCTTCAGGTTTAATCGATACAGTTTCTGACGAAGAAATATTAGAAGCCCAAAAAGAGTTAGCCTCAAAAGAAGGCGTATTTGTAGAACCAGCCTCGGCAGCCTCATGGGCAGGAGTAAAGAAACTTTTAAAAGAAAATAGATTTCCAGGAGAAGAAGTGGTATGTGTTCTCACAGGGCACGGTTTAAAGGATCCAGACATAGCTATAAAACAAGCCAAAATCGATATCTCCATTGAACCTAAAATAGAAGAATTTCAAAAAATAATAGAAAAATGAAATATCTTATTAAAGTTCCAGCTACATCTGCTAATTTAGGACCTGGTTTTGATACCCTTGGTATTTGCTGGGATCTTTTTCTAAAGATATATGTGGATTTAAACTCTAATGAAAAAGTAGTCATTAACAAAAACAAGCAAGAGATAAAAAAGAACGACTTATTTATTCAAGCTTTAAACTATACCTTAGAGTATCTCAATATTCCAAATAAATTCTACAAAATAGAATTAGACTCTGAAATTCCCATAGGAAAGGGACTTGGAAGTAGTGCTGCTGCAATTTTAGGAGGAATATCTACAGCAGAAATAATTTCAACAAAAAAAGTTGACAAAATTGAAAAAATAAAAATTGCCCTAAACTTCGAGAATCATATTGATAACCTATCAGCTTGTTTAGAGGGAGGCGTTGTAACATGCTTAAAAAACGAAAATGAACTTTCATTTACTAGATTACCTATAAAATGTGATATCTATGGAGTTATATATATTCCAACTTATACTATAGCCACAGAATCTGCAAGAAAAATCCTACCTCTAAACTATCCCAAAGAAGACGTGATATTTAACCTACAGAAACTTAGTTTCTTAATCACAGGTTTAGTTAAAGGAGACGAAGATTTAATAGATATGGGAATGGAAGACAAAATTCATCAACCTTATAGATTTAACTTGATAAAAGAGTATACCTTAATTAGTGAGTTACTAAATGGTAAGTTTAAGAAGAAAGTAGTATTAAGTGGTGCTGGACCATCGTTGCTAACCATAACTTTATCTTACCAAAAAGCTCTTGAAATTTTGAAAAATCTAGAAAATAATTTAAGAAATGAAATTGAAGGAACCTTTAGGATCTTAAAACTTAATAACAAAGGTATTGAAATAGAAAGTCTGTAAATAGGGAGGTAATTGAATGGGATATAAGATAGCTGTAGTAGGAGCAACAGGTCTTGTAGGTCAAGAAATGTTAAAAATACTTTATGAAAGAAAAATTCCTGTTTCAGAAATATACGCTTTTGCTTCTGCAAAATCAGAAGGAACCTATGTAGAGTTTGGAGATGAAAAAATAAAGGTTGAAAAAGCTACTGTAGATGGAATTTCAAAAGCAGATTTTGCACTGTTTTCCATTGGAGAAGAAATTAGTCTCGAGCTTGCACCTGAGATTGCAAAAAGAGGAACAATAATTATAGATAATAGCAACGCATTTAGAATGAATCCTGATGTGCCTCTTGTAATACCAGAGATAAATCCAGAAGATCTAAAGAACCACAAAAATATAATTGCAAATCCTAATTGTTCAACCATTCAAATGCTTGTAGCTTTAAACCCTTTACATAAAAAATGGAGGCTCAAAAAGATATTTGTAGCCACTTACCAATCGGTATCCGGAAAAGGAAAAGATGCTATAGACGAACTCTTAACAGCAACTTCTTCTTTCCTCAAAAAAGAAGATTATTCTCCTAAAGTTTTTCCATACCCCATTGCTTTTAATCTAATTCCTCACATTGATAGTTTTGAAGATGAAAACTATACAAGAGAAGAAATGAAAATGGTAAGAGAAACCCATAAAATATTACATGATCCAACTATAAAGGTCTCTCCAACGTGTGTAAGAGTCCCCGTATTAAGAGGACACTCAGAAGTCATTAATGCCGAATTTGAAGAGGAGTTTACATTAAAGGAGGTCTTTGAGGTATTATCCAACGCACCTGGAGTAAAAGTGTTAGATGATCCATCAAATAGAGTTTATCCAATGCCTCTATTTTGCGACGGAAAAGACGAGGTTTTTGTGGGAAGAATCCGTAAAGACTTATTTGAACCTAAAGCCCTAAATATGTGGGTTGTATCGGACAACATTAGGAAAGGTGCCGCTTTGAATGCAGTACAAATTCTTGAATATATGATAAATAACAAATAAGGAGGAAGATCAAAAAGTGGGCTTAATAGTACAGAAATATGGCGGAACCTCTGTGGGATCTATAGACAGAATCAAAAACGTAGCTCAGAGAATAGCAAAGTATTACAAAGAAGGGCATAAATTAGTTGTAGTAGTATCTGCTATGGGCGACACTACTGATGATCTTATAGAAATGGCAGAAGCAATAAATCCTAATCCCAACCCCAGAGAGATGGACTTCCTATTATCTTCTGGCGAAAGAATATCTGCAGCACTTACTGCAATGGCTTTGCAAAGCTTAGGAATTCCTGCTATAGCACTGTCTGGAAAACAGGCAGGAATCATGACTGATGCTATTTTCACAAAGGCAAACATAAAGAAAATAGAACCTAAAAGGATATTAGAAGAATTGGAAAAAGGAAATGTTGTCATCGTAGCAGGCTTTCAAGGATACGAACCTGAAAAAGGAGATGTAACAACCCTTGGAAGAGGAGGTTCTGATGCTACTGCTGTAGCTCTTGCAGCCGTACTAAAAGCAGATATTTGTGAAATATATACTGACGTAGATGGTATTTTTACAGCTGATCCAAGGGTTGTACCAAATGCTAAAAAACTTGATTTTATCTCTTATGAGGAGATGCTTGAAATGGCAGGTCAAGGTGCACAAGTGATGCAGCTCCGCTCTGTAGACCTTGCAGCCACACACCATGTACCAGTAGTAGTAAGATCAAGTTTTAATGAAAATTCTGGGACTCTAATAGGGGAGGTAAAAGAAGTGGAATCCAAACAAAAAGTAAAGGGAATAGCCCATAATAAAAGTATAGCTAAGATAACAGTGGTAGGTGTACCTGATAAACCTGGTATAGCTCACAAGATATTTGCGCCTCTTGGAGAAAAATCAATAAATGTGGATGACATTGTACAAAACGTAAGCAAAGATGGAATAACTGATCTCTCCTTCACTGTATCAGAAAAGGAATTAAATGAAGCCCTAAAAATAGTTGAAAAAACTGCTAAGGAAATTGGAGCTAAAGAAGTAATATATGATAACAACGTAGGAAAAGTGTCTATCGTTGGATGGGGAATTCAAAGTACTCCAGGAATTGCTGCAAAAATGTTTGGTATTTTAGCTTCAGAAGGCATAAATATAGAGATGATAACAACATCTGAGATTAAAATCACATGTATAATAAAGAGAGATCTAGTAGAAAAAGCAGTGAAGGCATTACATGAAGGGTTTAATCTTGGGGGAGAGGAATAATCCCCTCCCCCTTTTAAATTTTTTTACTTAATTTCTACTACTGCTCCCTCTGCTTCTAATTTAGCCTTAATCTCTTCTGCCTCTTGTTTAGATACTCCTTCCTTAATGGGTTTTGGAGTAGAGTCTACAAGATCTTTTGCCTCTTTTAAGCCAAGTCCTGTTATTTCCCTTACAACTTTAAGTACCTTTATCTTATTTGCTCCTGCATCCTTCAAAATTACATCAAAAGTAGTTTTCTCTTCAACTGGAGCTGCTGCCGCTGCGCCAGCAACAGGAGATCCCACTGCTGCAACAGGCATTGCCGCACTAACTCCAAACTCTTCCTCGAGAGCTTTTACTAACTCAACTAGTTCAGTTACTTTCATCTCTTTTATAGCTTGAATAATTTCCTCTTTATTCATTTCACATTACCTCCTTTTATTGATTTATTGAAATTTTTTCTTTTTCTTTAGCAATAGCATCTAAAGTCCAGACCAATTTATTAACAGGCCATTTTAAACTCCAAACAAGAGATGACAAAGGTGCAGATATAGCACCAACAACTTGAGACAGTAAAACTTCTTTTGGTGGCAGTTTTGCTAATTCCTTAACCTCATCAGCAGAGTATACTTCTCCTTCTATTATTCCACCTTTAAATTTTAACAATTCATGCTCTTTAGCATAATCTACAAGAGCCTTTAAAACTCCAAAAGGATCACCATAACAGTAGGTTATAGCAGTAGGCCCCACAAAAAATTTCTCCAAATCCTTATCAGGATAAATTTTACGGATTGCAAGAAGAGCTAAAGTATTCTTTACTACTCGATATTCTGCATTTAAAGGTCTTATCTTGCCTCTTAACTGGGTCAAATCAGCCACAGATAATCCCTTAAATTCTGTAAAAATCAAGGCATTAGCATTTAACATTTTTTGATACAGTTCTTCAACCTTCTGTACCTTTTCTGGCTTTGGCAATCTTTTCACCTCCTTCCTTATCCCTATTATTCAAAAATAAGGGAAAGCCTCCTGGCTTTCCCTTAAGTAATTGCTTTTATTTAATTTTCGAAAACCAGTAAGGCCTACGTAGGAAATTTAAGAACCTACGGTCTTCGGCCCTATTTATATTAACTTTTTACTTTTCCTTCTGCCTTATGCAGCCTCCTCTTGTTTTATAAGATCTGCAATATTCTTAGTATCTATTGGCACGCTTGGTCCCATACTCGGAGATATATAAATACTCTTGAAATATTGCCCTTTAGCTGCAGCAGGCTTTAATCTTAAAAGTGTACCTAAGACAGTCATCAAGTTTTTATATAATGCCTCTTCTGAAAAGGATGCTTTTCCTATTGGAACATGTACTATTCCGTATCGATCTGTTCTAAACTCTACTCTTCCAGCCTTATATTCCTTAACAGCTTTAGCAATATCATTAGTAACCGTACCTGTCTTAGGATTAGGCATTAGTCCCCTTGGACCTAAAATCTTACCTAAACGAGAGGGTATCTTCAAAGTTCCCATTATATCAGGAGTAGCTATTGCCACATCAAAATCGAGCCAGCCACTTTCAATCTGTTTTACTAAATCCTCTCCACCCACATAATCCGCTCCAGCTTCCCTTGCTTCCTGAGCTTTTTCACCCTCGGCAAACACTAAAACTTTCTTTTCTTTACCCGTACCATAAGGTAAAACCACCGTACCTCTTACTTGTTGATCAGCATGTCTTGGATCTACCCCAAGCCTAACTGCTAAATTTATTGTCTCATCAAATTTTGCAGTTGCAAGCTTTTTAACTAAACTTACAGCCTCTTTTGGAGAATACAGTTTTCCTTTCTCAATTAATGAAAGCAATTGTTGATATCTTTTTCCTCTCTTTGCCATGCCCAAATTCCTCCTTAATTAAGTGGTATTAACGAGGGGAAGCCTCTCCCACCATCTCATCAACCCTCAATTATTTCAATACCCATGCTCCTTGCTGTACCCTCAATCATTCTCATAGCTGCCTCTATATCATTAGCATTTAAATCTTTCATCTTTAGTTCTGCGATTTCTCTTATTTTACTCCTTTTTACCTTTCCTACTTTTACCTTATTAGGCTCTCCAGACCCTTTTTCCACTCCTGCAGCTTTCTTTAAAAGATCAGAAGCAGGGGGAGTCTTAGTCACAAAAGTAAAAGATCTATCCTCATAAATAGTTATCTCAACAGGTATTATCATTCCCTCTTGACCAGCCGTAGCAGCATTATAAGCTTTACAAAACTCCATAATATTAACCCCATACTGACCTAATGCTGGTCCAACTGGTGGGGCAGGTGTCGCCTTACCTGCAGGCAATTGAAGTTTTACTTTTCCTACAACTTTTTTAGGCAATTATATTCCCTCCCTTTCTAATCAGTCTTCTCTACTTGGGTATGATCTATCTCTGTAGGAGTCTCTCTTCCAAAAATAGACAATAAAACTTTTACAGTTCCTTTTTCAGGATATACCTCATCTACAAAACCTTCATATCCCATAAATGGACCAGATTTTATGTATACTCTATCACCTTTTTTAACTTTAAGCTCTGGTCTTATTTCCTTCTGTTCTAAGAATCTCTTTATCCAGTGTTCCTCCTGTGGATTTAAGGTACTTGGCCTACCAGGTGTACCTACAAATCCCGTCACCCCTGTAGTATTTCGGATTAATCTTATCACATCCTCATCCTCTACCATCCTTATAAATAAATATCCAGGGAACACTTTTTTAACCTGTATCCTCTTTTTTCCTCCTTTTACAGTCATCACCTTTTCTTCAGGAACCACTATCTCAAAAACCTTATCCTCCAAGTGATT
Coding sequences:
- the rplK gene encoding 50S ribosomal protein L11, whose amino-acid sequence is MPKKVVGKVKLQLPAGKATPAPPVGPALGQYGVNIMEFCKAYNAATAGQEGMIIPVEITIYEDRSFTFVTKTPPASDLLKKAAGVEKGSGEPNKVKVGKVKRSKIREIAELKMKDLNANDIEAAMRMIEGTARSMGIEIIEG
- a CDS encoding aspartate-semialdehyde dehydrogenase; amino-acid sequence: MGYKIAVVGATGLVGQEMLKILYERKIPVSEIYAFASAKSEGTYVEFGDEKIKVEKATVDGISKADFALFSIGEEISLELAPEIAKRGTIIIDNSNAFRMNPDVPLVIPEINPEDLKNHKNIIANPNCSTIQMLVALNPLHKKWRLKKIFVATYQSVSGKGKDAIDELLTATSSFLKKEDYSPKVFPYPIAFNLIPHIDSFEDENYTREEMKMVRETHKILHDPTIKVSPTCVRVPVLRGHSEVINAEFEEEFTLKEVFEVLSNAPGVKVLDDPSNRVYPMPLFCDGKDEVFVGRIRKDLFEPKALNMWVVSDNIRKGAALNAVQILEYMINNK
- the rplJ gene encoding 50S ribosomal protein L10 gives rise to the protein MPKPEKVQKVEELYQKMLNANALIFTEFKGLSVADLTQLRGKIRPLNAEYRVVKNTLALLAIRKIYPDKDLEKFFVGPTAITYCYGDPFGVLKALVDYAKEHELLKFKGGIIEGEVYSADEVKELAKLPPKEVLLSQVVGAISAPLSSLVWSLKWPVNKLVWTLDAIAKEKEKISINQ
- the nusG gene encoding transcription termination/antitermination protein NusG gives rise to the protein MAEPKWFVVHTLAGHEHKVKAILERQVKLNHLEDKVFEIVVPEEKVMTVKGGKKRIQVKKVFPGYLFIRMVEDEDVIRLIRNTTGVTGFVGTPGRPSTLNPQEEHWIKRFLEQKEIRPELKVKKGDRVYIKSGPFMGYEGFVDEVYPEKGTVKVLLSIFGRETPTEIDHTQVEKTD
- a CDS encoding aspartate kinase, which translates into the protein MGLIVQKYGGTSVGSIDRIKNVAQRIAKYYKEGHKLVVVVSAMGDTTDDLIEMAEAINPNPNPREMDFLLSSGERISAALTAMALQSLGIPAIALSGKQAGIMTDAIFTKANIKKIEPKRILEELEKGNVVIVAGFQGYEPEKGDVTTLGRGGSDATAVALAAVLKADICEIYTDVDGIFTADPRVVPNAKKLDFISYEEMLEMAGQGAQVMQLRSVDLAATHHVPVVVRSSFNENSGTLIGEVKEVESKQKVKGIAHNKSIAKITVVGVPDKPGIAHKIFAPLGEKSINVDDIVQNVSKDGITDLSFTVSEKELNEALKIVEKTAKEIGAKEVIYDNNVGKVSIVGWGIQSTPGIAAKMFGILASEGINIEMITTSEIKITCIIKRDLVEKAVKALHEGFNLGGEE
- the rplL gene encoding 50S ribosomal protein L7/L12 is translated as MNKEEIIQAIKEMKVTELVELVKALEEEFGVSAAMPVAAVGSPVAGAAAAAPVEEKTTFDVILKDAGANKIKVLKVVREITGLGLKEAKDLVDSTPKPIKEGVSKQEAEEIKAKLEAEGAVVEIK
- the thrB gene encoding homoserine kinase, whose product is MKYLIKVPATSANLGPGFDTLGICWDLFLKIYVDLNSNEKVVINKNKQEIKKNDLFIQALNYTLEYLNIPNKFYKIELDSEIPIGKGLGSSAAAILGGISTAEIISTKKVDKIEKIKIALNFENHIDNLSACLEGGVVTCLKNENELSFTRLPIKCDIYGVIYIPTYTIATESARKILPLNYPKEDVIFNLQKLSFLITGLVKGDEDLIDMGMEDKIHQPYRFNLIKEYTLISELLNGKFKKKVVLSGAGPSLLTITLSYQKALEILKNLENNLRNEIEGTFRILKLNNKGIEIESL
- the rplA gene encoding 50S ribosomal protein L1 translates to MAKRGKRYQQLLSLIEKGKLYSPKEAVSLVKKLATAKFDETINLAVRLGVDPRHADQQVRGTVVLPYGTGKEKKVLVFAEGEKAQEAREAGADYVGGEDLVKQIESGWLDFDVAIATPDIMGTLKIPSRLGKILGPRGLMPNPKTGTVTNDIAKAVKEYKAGRVEFRTDRYGIVHVPIGKASFSEEALYKNLMTVLGTLLRLKPAAAKGQYFKSIYISPSMGPSVPIDTKNIADLIKQEEAA